In Pan paniscus chromosome 1, NHGRI_mPanPan1-v2.0_pri, whole genome shotgun sequence, the DNA window AGGTCCTGAGAATTAAATTCATTTAAGATATGCAACTGAAATtgtagaagaatgaaaacaaCAATAGCTCTAACAATGATAAGGGTATTTGACAGAgtgaatatttattcaataaaaatacaAGTCAACATTGaccaaaaaaagtgttttaaatatttatacttactatagtgaaaaaaattaaataaatccaATATGCTTCAGTCAGGAGGTCTACACCTTTTGAAGTTTCTTAGACACACCATCTCTGTGTTTGTCTTCATTCtatgagaaaacataaatatcttGAAATAGCTACAgtcattcaaacaaacaaactggagATACTGTCTCCAGAAGCCCTCTCAGTCATAAGACATGACATGGCAAATAGATTTTCacactccaggcctcaagcaatccttccaccttggcctctcaaatgctg includes these proteins:
- the LOC130541737 gene encoding uncharacterized LOC128092251 homolog; translated protein: MKTNTEMVCLRNFKRCRPPD